A window from Mycobacterium botniense encodes these proteins:
- a CDS encoding NUDIX hydrolase, producing the protein MRGDGDGWVVSDGVAYWGRYGAAGLLLRAPRADGTPAVLLQHRAQWSHQGGTWGLPGGARDSHETPEQTAVREAREEAGLPVEQLSVRATVVTAEVFGAGGSHWTYTTVVADAAELLRTVPNRESTELRWVGEDEVAHLPLHPGFAASWPRLRTAPATVPLRDGDERRRHLPRTLEIEAGVFVWCMAGAADQAPSRLTSRINSLLQAVT; encoded by the coding sequence GTGCGCGGCGACGGTGACGGGTGGGTGGTATCTGACGGGGTTGCCTACTGGGGCCGGTACGGCGCCGCTGGGCTGTTGCTGCGGGCGCCCCGGGCTGACGGCACCCCGGCCGTACTGCTGCAGCATCGGGCGCAATGGAGTCATCAAGGCGGCACCTGGGGTTTGCCCGGCGGAGCCCGCGATAGTCACGAAACCCCGGAGCAGACCGCTGTGCGCGAAGCCCGGGAGGAGGCCGGGCTGCCCGTCGAGCAGCTGTCGGTGCGCGCGACGGTGGTCACTGCCGAGGTTTTCGGGGCCGGCGGCAGCCACTGGACCTATACCACGGTCGTCGCCGACGCCGCCGAGTTACTGCGCACGGTACCCAACCGGGAAAGCACCGAGCTGCGCTGGGTGGGCGAGGACGAGGTCGCGCACCTGCCTCTGCACCCGGGGTTCGCCGCCAGCTGGCCGCGGCTGCGCACCGCACCGGCGACTGTTCCGCTGCGTGACGGTGACGAGCGGCGGCGGCATCTCCCGCGCACCCTGGAAATCGAAGCCGGGGTGTTCGTCTGGTGCATGGCGGGTGCGGCTGACCAGGCGCCGTCCCGGTTGACATCCCGGATCAATTCGCTGCTGCAAGCAGTGACCTGA
- the thiS gene encoding sulfur carrier protein ThiS, producing MIVVVNEQPLQVDEQTTVAALLNSLGYPHHGVAVAVGQEVLPRSRWETKLAELSTPVRLEVVTAVQGG from the coding sequence ATGATCGTCGTCGTCAACGAGCAGCCGCTGCAGGTCGACGAGCAGACCACCGTTGCGGCGCTGCTGAACTCGCTGGGCTATCCCCACCACGGGGTCGCAGTCGCAGTCGGGCAGGAGGTGCTACCGCGATCTCGTTGGGAGACAAAACTTGCTGAGCTTTCCACCCCGGTGCGGCTCGAAGTGGTGACGGCGGTGCAAGGTGGCTGA
- a CDS encoding M28 family metallopeptidase — translation MANNSRTAPLMVVVVVVTLFLVGGCLRWSTSSQSATQNPAAAGFATALRGRVSTEAMMGHLRKLQDIANANNGTRAVGTAGYSASVDYVVKTLQRSGFDVQTPQFEARVFHADPGSVTVAGKTVEARALQFSLATPPDGVSGPLVAAPVEDSPGCTASDYDGLPVKGAVVLVDRGTCPFFHKEEVAVQRGAVALVIADNVDEKDMGGTLGENSDVKIPVVSVTKADGAQLRAHPGPATVKLKANTQTFQACNVIAQTKTGSTHDVVVVGAHLDSVPEGPGINDNGSGVAAVLETAVQLGNSPAIHNAVRFAFWGAEELGLVGSQKYVGSLDLEALKDIALYLNFDMLASPNPGYFTYDGDLSMPPDQRGQPVVPEGSAGIERALVAYLKSAGKTPQDTAFDGRSDYDGFTLAGIPSGGLFSGAEAKKTKEQAELWGGTAGEPFDPNYHKKTDTLEHINQVPLGILGGGVAYAVGWYSQDLSGRNGVPVREDRTRNVLTKT, via the coding sequence ATGGCGAACAACTCGAGAACCGCACCGCTGATGGTCGTCGTAGTCGTGGTCACGCTGTTTCTGGTCGGCGGATGCCTGCGTTGGTCGACGTCGTCGCAGTCCGCGACGCAGAATCCCGCCGCTGCCGGGTTCGCCACCGCGCTGCGTGGCCGGGTCAGCACCGAGGCGATGATGGGGCACCTGAGGAAACTCCAGGACATCGCCAACGCCAACAACGGAACCCGTGCGGTGGGCACTGCAGGGTATAGTGCCAGCGTCGATTATGTGGTCAAGACGTTGCAGCGCAGTGGTTTTGACGTGCAGACACCTCAGTTTGAGGCCCGGGTTTTCCACGCCGACCCGGGATCGGTGACGGTTGCCGGCAAGACGGTAGAGGCACGTGCGCTGCAGTTCAGCCTCGCCACCCCACCCGACGGGGTGAGCGGCCCGCTGGTGGCTGCCCCCGTCGAGGACAGCCCCGGCTGCACGGCCTCCGACTACGACGGGCTGCCAGTGAAGGGCGCGGTCGTGCTGGTGGACCGCGGCACCTGCCCGTTCTTTCACAAGGAGGAAGTCGCGGTGCAGCGCGGCGCGGTGGCGCTGGTCATCGCCGATAACGTCGACGAAAAGGACATGGGCGGCACCCTGGGCGAGAACTCGGACGTGAAGATCCCGGTGGTCAGCGTCACCAAGGCTGACGGAGCGCAGCTGCGTGCCCACCCGGGCCCCGCCACCGTCAAACTCAAGGCCAACACGCAAACGTTTCAGGCCTGTAACGTGATTGCGCAGACCAAAACGGGGTCGACTCACGACGTGGTGGTGGTCGGTGCGCATCTGGACAGTGTTCCTGAGGGACCCGGCATCAACGACAACGGCTCTGGAGTGGCCGCAGTTCTGGAAACCGCGGTGCAGCTTGGAAACTCGCCGGCCATTCACAACGCGGTCCGGTTCGCGTTCTGGGGTGCAGAGGAACTCGGGCTCGTCGGATCGCAGAAGTATGTCGGCTCACTGGATTTGGAGGCGCTGAAAGATATCGCGCTGTACCTGAACTTCGACATGCTCGCGTCACCCAATCCCGGCTATTTCACCTACGACGGGGATTTGTCGATGCCGCCTGACCAACGCGGTCAACCGGTGGTGCCGGAAGGCTCGGCGGGTATCGAGCGCGCACTGGTCGCCTACCTCAAGTCCGCCGGTAAGACACCGCAGGACACGGCATTCGACGGGCGTTCCGACTACGACGGGTTCACCCTGGCCGGCATCCCCTCCGGGGGACTGTTCTCGGGAGCCGAGGCGAAGAAGACCAAAGAACAGGCCGAGCTGTGGGGCGGAACCGCGGGTGAGCCGTTCGACCCCAACTACCACAAGAAGACCGACACGCTTGAGCACATCAACCAGGTCCCGCTCGGCATCCTCGGGGGCGGTGTCGCCTACGCGGTGGGATGGTATTCCCAAGATCTCAGCGGCCGCAACGGTGTCCCAGTCCGTGAGGACCGTACCCGCAACGTGCTCACCAAGACATGA
- a CDS encoding thiazole synthase, whose translation MTIADRSFSSRLILGTGGATNLAVLEQALIASGTELTTVAMRRVDAAGGTGLLDVLGRLGITPLPNTAGCHTAAEAVLTARLAREALHTDWVKLEVIADDRTLLPDAVELVRAAEQLVDDGFVVLPYTNDDPALARRLQDTGCAAVMPLGSPIGTGLGITNPHNIEMIVAQAGVPVVLDAGIGTASDAALAMELGCDAVLLASAVTRAADPPTMAAAMAAAVNAGYLARRAGRIPRRFWARASSPPRTGGGLRSGDEARD comes from the coding sequence CTGACCATCGCCGACCGCAGTTTCTCGTCGCGGCTGATCCTGGGCACCGGGGGAGCGACTAACCTGGCGGTGCTCGAGCAGGCGCTGATCGCGTCGGGCACCGAGTTGACCACTGTAGCGATGCGCCGGGTTGATGCCGCGGGCGGCACCGGGCTGCTTGATGTCCTGGGCCGGCTCGGGATCACTCCGCTGCCCAACACCGCGGGCTGCCACACCGCAGCCGAGGCAGTGCTGACCGCGCGACTGGCCCGCGAAGCGCTGCACACTGACTGGGTCAAGCTCGAGGTGATTGCCGACGACCGCACCCTGCTGCCCGACGCCGTTGAACTCGTCCGGGCCGCAGAGCAATTGGTGGACGATGGGTTTGTGGTGCTGCCGTACACCAATGACGATCCGGCGCTGGCCAGACGGCTGCAGGACACCGGATGCGCGGCGGTGATGCCGCTGGGCTCGCCGATCGGGACCGGGCTGGGCATTACCAATCCGCACAATATCGAGATGATCGTCGCCCAGGCCGGGGTCCCCGTGGTGCTTGACGCCGGCATCGGCACCGCCAGCGACGCGGCGCTGGCCATGGAGCTGGGCTGTGACGCGGTGCTGCTGGCCAGTGCGGTGACCCGGGCCGCCGACCCGCCCACGATGGCCGCGGCGATGGCCGCCGCCGTGAACGCCGGCTACCTGGCCCGCCGGGCCGGGCGTATCCCCAGACGCTTTTGGGCCCGGGCGTCCAGCCCGCCGAGGACGGGGGGCGGTCTGCGGTCCGGTGATGAGGCGCGCGATTGA
- the glnX gene encoding protein kinase G-activating protein GlnX — protein sequence MTVELAHPSTEPLGSRSPLEPAHPRWWFISTTPGRILTIGVILATLGVLSAFATSTTINHRQQALSTVLNHTEPLAFAAGQLYTTLSVADAAAATAFIAQTEPRTVRARYEQAITDAAVAVTRASSGLTDERLVQLLGRINAELAVYTGLIEIARTNNRAGNPVGSSYLSEASALMQSTILPDAQRLYQETSARVDSETTASTQIPAPVILIVTTTVLFGAFAHRWLARRTRRRINPGLVAGALAIMVMVIWVGTALAISTAGSRSAKNTAAESLKTVTNLAITAQQARADQTLSLIRRGDEEVRKQSFYQRIDTMQQQLNDYLSRPDAVDKSDLRGAGQLLTRWRQANDRINAYITVGNYRAATQVALGHDEDDATPAFDKLEDALTKTMEQSRSQLRGDILNARRGLAGATVGGVVLSLGAAIAVALGLWPRLNEYR from the coding sequence GTGACCGTTGAGCTGGCGCATCCGTCGACCGAGCCGTTGGGGTCGCGGTCGCCGCTGGAACCGGCTCACCCCCGCTGGTGGTTCATCTCCACCACTCCGGGCCGCATCCTCACCATCGGCGTGATCTTGGCGACGCTGGGCGTGCTGAGCGCATTTGCCACCTCGACGACAATCAACCACCGCCAGCAAGCGCTGTCCACGGTGCTCAACCACACCGAGCCGCTGGCATTCGCCGCCGGCCAGCTCTACACCACACTCTCGGTGGCTGATGCGGCCGCCGCCACCGCGTTCATCGCCCAAACCGAGCCGCGCACCGTGCGGGCGCGCTACGAGCAGGCGATCACCGACGCCGCCGTGGCGGTGACGCGGGCATCGAGCGGGTTGACCGACGAGCGGTTGGTGCAGTTGCTGGGCCGGATCAACGCCGAACTGGCCGTCTATACCGGGTTGATTGAGATCGCCCGCACCAATAACCGAGCCGGAAACCCGGTCGGCTCCTCGTATCTGTCGGAAGCGTCGGCGTTGATGCAGTCGACTATCTTGCCTGATGCGCAACGTCTCTATCAGGAGACGTCGGCGCGGGTGGACTCGGAAACCACGGCGTCGACCCAGATCCCGGCCCCGGTGATCCTGATTGTCACGACCACAGTGCTGTTCGGCGCGTTCGCGCACCGCTGGCTGGCCCGGCGCACCCGGCGACGGATCAACCCGGGCCTTGTCGCGGGCGCGCTTGCGATAATGGTTATGGTGATCTGGGTGGGAACCGCGCTGGCGATCTCCACGGCAGGGAGCCGCAGCGCCAAAAACACTGCGGCAGAGTCACTTAAAACTGTCACTAACCTGGCGATCACCGCCCAGCAGGCACGGGCCGATCAGACGCTGTCGCTGATCCGCCGCGGCGATGAGGAGGTGCGCAAGCAGTCCTTCTATCAACGCATCGACACCATGCAACAGCAGCTCAACGACTACCTGTCCCGACCCGACGCGGTCGACAAATCCGACCTGCGCGGCGCCGGCCAGCTGCTGACCCGCTGGCGGCAAGCCAATGACCGCATCAACGCCTACATCACGGTCGGCAACTATCGGGCCGCTACCCAGGTAGCGTTGGGTCACGACGAGGACGACGCCACTCCGGCGTTCGACAAGCTCGAAGACGCATTGACCAAGACCATGGAGCAGAGCCGCAGCCAGTTGCGCGGCGATATCCTCAACGCGCGCCGTGGGCTGGCCGGCGCCACGGTGGGCGGTGTGGTGCTTAGCCTTGGTGCGGCAATCGCGGTGGCCCTTGGTCTGTGGCCCCGGCTGAACGAGTACCGGTGA
- the thiO gene encoding glycine oxidase ThiO: MSADSPGSLAVIGGGIIGLSIARRAAQAGWSVRVHRSSEQGASWVAAGMLAPHSEGWPGEERLLRLGLDSLRLWQQGDFAHGLPAQVITARESLVVGVDSADVADLRTVADWLSAQGHPVIWQSAAREVEPLLAQGIRHGFRAPTELAVDNRAVLNALRTACEGLGVSWAPPVTDLSTVPCDAVVIANGVDAPALWPGLPIRPVKGEVLRLRWRTGAMPVPQRVIRARVHGRQVYVVPRGDGVVVGATQYEHGRDTAPAVSGVRDLLDDACTVLPGLGEYELAECSAGLRPTTPDNLPLVQRLDGRTLVAAGHGRSGFLLAPWTADQVVTELMAVGAHR; the protein is encoded by the coding sequence ATGTCAGCAGACTCACCGGGGTCGTTGGCCGTCATCGGCGGCGGGATCATCGGGCTGTCGATCGCGCGCCGGGCCGCGCAGGCGGGCTGGTCGGTGCGGGTGCACCGCAGCAGCGAGCAGGGTGCGTCCTGGGTGGCGGCCGGCATGCTGGCTCCGCACAGCGAAGGCTGGCCGGGTGAGGAGCGGCTGCTGCGACTGGGCCTGGACTCGCTGCGGCTGTGGCAGCAGGGCGATTTCGCACACGGGCTGCCGGCGCAGGTGATCACCGCCCGCGAGTCACTGGTCGTGGGCGTCGACTCCGCCGATGTGGCCGATCTGCGCACCGTCGCCGACTGGCTCTCCGCGCAAGGTCACCCGGTGATCTGGCAGTCAGCCGCCCGCGAGGTGGAACCTTTGCTGGCCCAAGGCATCCGGCACGGCTTTCGCGCTCCCACCGAGTTGGCGGTGGACAACCGGGCGGTGTTGAACGCGCTGCGCACGGCCTGTGAGGGGCTCGGCGTCAGCTGGGCGCCGCCCGTGACAGACCTGTCCACCGTGCCATGCGACGCGGTCGTCATCGCCAACGGTGTCGACGCTCCCGCCCTGTGGCCCGGTCTGCCGATCCGCCCGGTGAAGGGCGAAGTGCTGCGGCTGCGCTGGCGGACAGGCGCTATGCCGGTGCCGCAGCGGGTGATCCGCGCCCGGGTGCACGGCCGGCAGGTGTACGTGGTGCCGCGCGGCGACGGGGTGGTCGTCGGCGCCACCCAATACGAGCACGGCCGCGACACCGCGCCGGCTGTCTCCGGAGTGCGTGACCTGCTCGACGACGCCTGCACGGTGCTGCCCGGGCTGGGCGAATACGAGCTGGCCGAATGCTCCGCCGGGCTGCGCCCGACGACACCGGATAACCTGCCGCTGGTGCAACGCCTGGATGGGCGGACTCTGGTCGCCGCCGGGCACGGCCGCTCCGGGTTTCTGTTGGCGCCGTGGACCGCTGACCAGGTTGTCACTGAGCTGATGGCGGTGGGAGCCCACCGATGA
- the thiE gene encoding thiamine phosphate synthase, with product MRRRLAAARLYLCTDARRERGDLAEFADAVLTGGVDIIQLRDKGSTGEQRFGPLEARDELAALEVLADAATRHGALVAVNDRADIARAAGADVLHLGQHDLPLEVARDIVGPDTLIGRSTHDRNQVGGALTDNVDYFCVGPCWPTPTKPGRPAAGLGLVRAAAALAGDTPWFAIGGIDAQRLPEVIAAGARRVVVVRAITAADDPRAAAEQLRSLLAAAN from the coding sequence CTGCGCCGGCGTCTGGCGGCGGCGCGGCTGTATCTGTGCACCGACGCCCGCCGGGAACGCGGCGATCTGGCCGAATTCGCCGACGCGGTGCTCACCGGCGGGGTCGACATCATCCAGCTGCGCGATAAGGGCTCGACCGGCGAACAGCGCTTCGGCCCGTTGGAGGCACGCGATGAACTGGCCGCGCTCGAGGTGCTGGCCGACGCCGCCACGCGGCACGGTGCCCTGGTCGCCGTCAACGATCGCGCCGACATCGCACGCGCTGCCGGTGCCGACGTGCTGCACCTGGGTCAGCACGACCTGCCGCTGGAGGTGGCGCGCGATATCGTCGGACCGGACACGCTGATCGGGCGGTCCACCCACGACCGTAACCAGGTGGGCGGCGCGCTCACCGACAATGTCGACTATTTTTGCGTCGGCCCGTGCTGGCCCACCCCGACCAAGCCGGGCCGCCCGGCCGCGGGCCTGGGCTTGGTGCGCGCCGCCGCTGCGCTGGCCGGGGACACACCGTGGTTCGCGATCGGTGGTATCGACGCACAGCGGCTTCCCGAGGTCATCGCCGCGGGTGCCCGACGGGTCGTGGTGGTTCGGGCGATCACCGCCGCCGACGACCCACGTGCCGCCGCGGAACAGCTCAGGTCACTGCTTGCAGCAGCGAATTGA
- a CDS encoding SGNH/GDSL hydrolase family protein, translated as MSRYVAMGSSMAAGPGIRPRATGAPRGCGRSAHNYPHLVAQRLNLDLVDVTCSGATTAHVLNDRQRGAPPQIDALDGSETLVTITIGGNDVGYIPLLMAAALLGSARRLVPGRRGTRDRRVSRLLPVIGSLLDPAAREQALDHSGESLRRVGAAVRRRAPQARVVFVDYLTVLPPAGTSAAPLADTDAELGRYVATRLEELTAAAAAATGCMIVRAGAASREHHAWSANPWTAGATWPLPRRPAPFHPNAAGMAAVADLIVQSTR; from the coding sequence TTGAGCCGCTATGTGGCCATGGGCAGCTCGATGGCGGCAGGCCCGGGAATCAGGCCGCGTGCCACAGGCGCGCCGCGGGGTTGCGGACGCTCGGCGCACAACTATCCGCACCTGGTCGCCCAGCGGCTGAACCTCGATCTTGTCGACGTCACATGCTCCGGCGCGACGACCGCGCATGTGCTCAACGATCGCCAGCGCGGCGCGCCGCCGCAGATCGATGCCCTGGACGGCTCAGAAACTCTGGTCACGATCACGATTGGCGGCAACGACGTCGGATACATCCCGCTGCTGATGGCTGCTGCGCTGCTGGGGTCGGCCAGGCGGTTAGTGCCCGGTCGGCGAGGCACGCGCGATCGCCGGGTATCGCGGCTGCTGCCGGTGATCGGTTCGCTGCTGGACCCGGCCGCCCGCGAGCAGGCGCTGGACCATTCCGGCGAGTCCCTGCGCCGGGTGGGCGCTGCGGTGCGCCGCCGCGCCCCGCAGGCCCGCGTGGTTTTCGTCGACTACCTCACGGTGCTGCCGCCGGCGGGAACGTCGGCCGCCCCGCTGGCGGACACCGACGCCGAGCTGGGACGTTACGTCGCGACCCGTCTCGAAGAACTGACCGCGGCGGCTGCGGCGGCCACCGGTTGCATGATCGTGCGCGCCGGCGCGGCCAGCCGAGAACACCACGCCTGGTCAGCGAACCCGTGGACGGCAGGTGCGACCTGGCCGCTGCCGCGGCGTCCGGCGCCGTTTCATCCCAACGCCGCTGGAATGGCCGCCGTCGCCGACCTGATCGTGCAGTCGACCCGGTGA
- a CDS encoding glutamate ABC transporter substrate-binding protein, translating to MTRASGIWSLCVALTAITVLAGCARTEPLVITTAPTLPPPTPAGMQVMPPQPPLRPDTAAEHCDRTASLRPFPTKAEADAAVADIRARGRLIVGLDIGSNLLSFRDPITGEITGFDVDIAGEVARDIFGTPAQVEYRILSSDERIIALQKSEVDIVVKTMTITCERRKEINFSTVYLDAYQRILVPRDSAITKPSDLPGKRVCVARGTTSLHRIREIAPPPSIVEVINWADCLVALQQREIDAVSTDDSILAGLVAQDPYLHIVGPNMETQPYGIGINLTNTGLVRFVNGTLERIRRDGTWNALYRKWLSVLGPAPAPPAPRYLD from the coding sequence ATGACCCGCGCATCCGGGATCTGGTCGCTGTGCGTAGCGCTCACCGCGATCACGGTGCTGGCCGGTTGCGCGCGTACCGAACCCTTGGTGATCACGACGGCTCCGACGCTGCCGCCCCCCACACCGGCCGGTATGCAAGTGATGCCGCCGCAACCTCCGCTTCGGCCCGACACCGCTGCGGAGCACTGCGACCGCACCGCCAGCCTTCGGCCCTTTCCCACCAAAGCCGAGGCAGACGCTGCGGTGGCCGACATCCGGGCCCGTGGCCGGCTGATCGTCGGACTTGACATCGGCAGTAATCTGCTCAGCTTCCGTGACCCGATTACCGGCGAGATCACCGGGTTCGATGTGGACATCGCCGGCGAGGTCGCGCGTGACATCTTCGGCACGCCCGCACAGGTCGAATACCGGATCCTCTCCTCCGACGAGCGCATCATCGCGTTACAGAAATCGGAAGTCGACATCGTCGTCAAAACCATGACGATCACCTGCGAGCGGCGCAAGGAGATCAACTTCTCCACCGTCTACCTCGACGCCTACCAACGCATTCTCGTCCCGCGTGATTCGGCGATCACCAAACCGTCCGACCTTCCCGGTAAACGGGTGTGTGTGGCCCGGGGAACGACGTCGCTGCACCGGATCCGGGAGATCGCACCACCACCATCGATCGTGGAAGTGATCAACTGGGCGGATTGCCTGGTGGCGCTGCAACAACGCGAAATCGACGCGGTCAGCACCGATGACTCCATCCTGGCCGGGCTGGTTGCTCAAGATCCCTACCTGCACATCGTCGGCCCCAACATGGAGACCCAGCCCTACGGCATTGGGATCAATCTGACCAACACTGGTCTGGTCCGGTTCGTCAACGGCACCCTCGAACGTATCCGCCGCGACGGCACGTGGAACGCGTTATACCGCAAGTGGTTATCGGTGCTGGGCCCGGCGCCGGCCCCGCCCGCCCCAAGGTATTTGGACTGA
- a CDS encoding sensor histidine kinase — protein MTGHTEHGLLHSALFYRSEHEYVDSVVHFVSEWLTKACPVLVAVPGAKMVRLHSVLRRVADDEAHEVVLTDICQVGRNPGRILGWMSGFVQRHRGRPVRIIGESMWPGRSSVEYPACVQHEALVNLALEGQDATCLCLYDAVRLDDSVLADARLTHPLLWQDGAHRRSAEYAVDVAVERGNQPLQTHPAAVTFAVGKLADLSGARQWCAWYGSLLGMSADRIADLQLVVTELATSSLQRGSARCRLAFWHHDNHVVCEARGGAHLADPLVGRRPPSVGEVSASGLFVVNAVADLVRTYTSRAGTTIHAYIRLDRSPGKAA, from the coding sequence ATGACTGGTCACACTGAGCACGGCCTGCTGCACTCCGCGCTGTTTTACCGCTCGGAGCACGAATACGTCGATTCCGTGGTGCATTTCGTGTCCGAGTGGTTGACTAAGGCGTGCCCGGTATTGGTCGCGGTGCCCGGCGCGAAGATGGTGCGGCTGCACAGTGTGCTGCGCCGGGTCGCTGACGATGAGGCTCACGAGGTGGTGCTTACCGATATTTGCCAGGTGGGCCGCAACCCGGGCCGGATTCTGGGGTGGATGAGCGGCTTCGTGCAACGGCACCGTGGTCGGCCGGTGCGGATCATCGGTGAATCGATGTGGCCGGGGCGCAGCAGTGTCGAATACCCCGCCTGTGTCCAGCATGAAGCGCTGGTCAACCTGGCGCTGGAGGGTCAGGACGCGACCTGCCTGTGTTTATATGACGCGGTCCGGTTGGATGACAGCGTGCTTGCCGATGCTCGTCTCACCCACCCCTTGCTGTGGCAGGACGGCGCCCACCGGCGCAGCGCCGAGTACGCCGTCGACGTCGCAGTGGAGCGGGGCAATCAACCGCTGCAAACCCATCCGGCCGCGGTGACCTTTGCGGTGGGCAAGTTGGCCGATCTCAGCGGGGCACGCCAGTGGTGCGCCTGGTACGGGAGTTTGCTGGGGATGTCGGCAGACCGGATCGCGGATTTGCAGCTGGTCGTCACCGAGCTCGCGACCAGTAGCCTGCAGCGCGGCAGTGCGCGGTGCCGCCTGGCGTTTTGGCATCACGACAACCATGTGGTCTGCGAGGCTCGCGGCGGCGCGCACCTGGCCGATCCGCTGGTGGGACGGCGACCACCGTCGGTCGGCGAGGTCAGCGCGTCCGGTCTTTTCGTCGTCAATGCGGTAGCAGATCTGGTGCGCACCTACACCTCCCGAGCAGGCACCACCATTCACGCGTATATCCGGCTCGACCGCTCGCCGGGAAAGGCGGCGTGA
- a CDS encoding MEDS domain-containing protein has product MRRHGSVRSAVGFGPSEHLGWGYVNRAEFRYRAAEYIGDGLARNEWILFVGAASRAALRAELADLGFSEGVRSGQIWVAPVEDYYTFRPGSDVVDPQAMMTRGIATLEELLATGCPGCRAVVDGTAVAHTPEQRDALARFEFLTDRTMTMLPVSALCTYDVTVLGAAAKELLCLHPLTNAGAVGFQLYAERDSGFALSGEIDADEDHAFTAAFRRIWPLMAQTELVIDAEGLRFVTHRQLIALDEQARADGREVILRTGQRVVTRLAELLGLDNVRVEAAADRRHA; this is encoded by the coding sequence ATGCGCCGCCACGGCTCCGTGCGCTCGGCTGTGGGGTTCGGCCCGTCGGAGCATCTGGGGTGGGGATACGTCAACCGAGCCGAATTCCGGTACCGTGCCGCCGAGTACATCGGCGACGGGCTCGCGCGAAACGAGTGGATCCTGTTCGTCGGTGCGGCCAGTAGGGCAGCATTACGGGCCGAACTCGCCGACCTCGGCTTCAGCGAGGGCGTGCGGTCCGGCCAGATCTGGGTGGCACCGGTGGAGGACTACTACACGTTTCGTCCCGGCAGCGATGTGGTGGATCCCCAGGCGATGATGACCCGGGGTATCGCCACTCTCGAGGAGCTGCTGGCCACCGGCTGCCCGGGTTGCCGCGCCGTGGTTGACGGCACCGCGGTGGCACACACCCCCGAGCAGCGCGATGCGCTCGCTCGTTTCGAGTTCCTCACCGACCGGACCATGACGATGTTGCCCGTTTCAGCGCTGTGTACCTATGACGTCACTGTGCTGGGGGCAGCGGCCAAGGAGCTGCTTTGTCTGCACCCGCTCACCAACGCGGGCGCGGTCGGCTTCCAGCTCTACGCCGAGCGGGACAGCGGTTTCGCCCTGTCGGGTGAGATCGACGCGGACGAGGACCACGCGTTCACGGCCGCGTTCCGCCGGATCTGGCCGTTGATGGCGCAAACGGAATTGGTCATCGATGCCGAGGGTTTGCGTTTCGTGACTCATCGTCAACTGATCGCGCTGGACGAGCAGGCCCGGGCCGACGGCCGGGAGGTCATTCTGCGCACCGGGCAACGGGTCGTCACCCGGCTGGCCGAGCTGCTCGGCCTGGATAACGTGCGGGTGGAAGCTGCGGCCGATCGGCGACACGCGTGA